In one window of Tellurirhabdus rosea DNA:
- a CDS encoding M16 family metallopeptidase, which translates to MIDRTQAPAYRTLTEVRVPPVETVQLDNGLPLYLVRAGEQPVLRLEFIFDAGACFESHPGVSTLAMKMLAEGTRTRTSAQISSYLDQFGAFLETHSGTDRATLTIYCLNKHLSEILPLLQEMLMDSVLPETEMQNQLNISRQNLRVNLEKNSYVAGMLIREKVFGARHPYGYSQTLETLDAMPREKVERFYAQRIQNRPFRLMLSGNLTDTEVALLNEAFGRQHFEPATPCDELPPVETTRERVTVVEKEDSLQSSIRLGRLLFTRKHEDYFPFLVLNEVLGGYFGSRLMKNIREEKGFTYGIWSNVASFPRAGYFVIGTDVKREFTQQTLDETWKEIRTLRQELVPEEEMEVVKNYMIGSFVGSLNTPFEIADRYKGVLFDKLPMDYLNRYIDYIQRVSAVQVLEMANKYLKEDELIEVVVGGK; encoded by the coding sequence ATGATCGACAGAACTCAGGCACCGGCTTACCGAACGCTCACGGAAGTCCGGGTGCCGCCCGTAGAAACCGTTCAACTGGACAACGGCCTGCCGCTTTATCTGGTCCGGGCGGGCGAACAGCCCGTTCTCCGGCTGGAATTCATTTTCGATGCCGGGGCCTGTTTTGAAAGCCATCCGGGCGTATCCACGCTGGCTATGAAGATGCTGGCGGAAGGAACCCGCACCCGGACTTCGGCCCAGATCAGCAGTTACCTCGACCAGTTTGGCGCCTTTCTGGAAACCCATAGCGGCACCGACCGCGCTACCCTGACCATCTACTGCCTGAACAAGCACCTGTCCGAAATCCTGCCGCTTTTGCAGGAAATGCTGATGGATTCGGTGCTGCCGGAGACCGAAATGCAGAACCAGCTCAACATCTCGCGGCAAAACCTGCGGGTGAATCTGGAAAAAAACAGTTATGTGGCCGGCATGCTGATCCGGGAAAAGGTGTTTGGCGCCAGGCATCCCTACGGCTACAGCCAGACGCTCGAAACGCTGGACGCCATGCCGCGCGAAAAGGTGGAGCGGTTTTACGCCCAGCGCATTCAGAATCGACCCTTCCGGCTGATGCTGTCGGGGAACCTGACCGATACCGAAGTGGCCCTGCTGAACGAAGCCTTCGGCCGGCAGCACTTTGAACCGGCGACGCCCTGCGACGAGCTGCCGCCGGTAGAAACGACCCGGGAGCGGGTCACGGTAGTTGAAAAAGAAGACAGCCTGCAGTCGTCGATCCGGCTCGGGCGGCTCTTGTTTACCCGTAAGCACGAAGACTATTTTCCCTTTCTGGTGCTGAACGAAGTGCTCGGCGGTTATTTTGGCTCGCGGCTGATGAAGAACATTCGGGAAGAAAAGGGCTTCACCTACGGAATCTGGTCCAACGTGGCGTCCTTTCCGCGGGCGGGTTACTTTGTGATCGGTACGGATGTAAAACGGGAATTCACCCAGCAGACGCTGGACGAGACCTGGAAGGAAATCCGGACGCTTAGGCAGGAGCTGGTGCCGGAGGAGGAAATGGAAGTCGTCAAGAACTACATGATCGGCTCGTTCGTCGGCTCGCTCAATACGCCGTTCGAGATTGCCGACCGCTACAAAGGCGTCCTGTTTGACAAACTGCCGATGGATTATCTGAACCGGTACATTGACTACATCCAGCGCGTTTCGGCCGTCCAGGTGCTCGAAATGGCGAACAAATACCTTAAGGAGGACGAACTGATCGAAGTAGTGGTGGGAGGGAAGTAG
- a CDS encoding PfkB family carbohydrate kinase: protein MSLLTVGSVAFDALETPFGKTDKIIGGAATYITLSASYFTKDNNLVAVVGGDFPQEMIDVLEGHGVNTDGLEVRPDEKTFFWSGKYHNDMNTRDTVEVQLNVMEHFDPQIPAAYQDCEFLMLGNTAPAIQKMVIERMTKRPKLIMLDTMNFWMDIAMDDLKEVLKLVDVITVNDEEARQLSGDYSLVRAAATIRSMGPKTVIIKKGEHGALLFHGDHIFFAPALPLEEVFDPTGAGDTFAGGFIGYLASTGDVSFANMKRGIIYGSAMASFCVEKFGSERLHNLTTQEINQRVAQFVQLSAFEI from the coding sequence ATGAGCTTACTCACTGTCGGTTCCGTTGCCTTCGATGCGCTGGAAACCCCGTTTGGCAAGACCGATAAAATCATCGGCGGAGCAGCCACGTACATTACGCTGTCTGCCTCTTACTTCACGAAAGACAACAATCTGGTCGCCGTGGTGGGCGGTGACTTTCCCCAGGAGATGATCGATGTTCTGGAGGGACACGGCGTCAATACCGACGGGCTGGAAGTGCGGCCTGACGAAAAAACGTTCTTCTGGTCGGGCAAGTACCACAACGACATGAATACCCGCGACACCGTGGAGGTGCAGCTGAACGTGATGGAGCATTTCGACCCGCAGATTCCGGCCGCTTACCAGGACTGCGAGTTTCTGATGCTCGGCAACACGGCTCCGGCCATTCAGAAAATGGTCATCGAGCGCATGACCAAACGCCCGAAGCTCATCATGCTCGACACGATGAACTTCTGGATGGACATCGCCATGGACGACCTGAAGGAAGTGCTGAAGCTGGTTGACGTGATTACGGTCAACGACGAAGAAGCCCGCCAGCTTTCCGGTGACTATTCGCTGGTGCGGGCCGCGGCGACGATTCGCTCGATGGGACCCAAAACGGTGATTATCAAGAAAGGCGAACATGGGGCGCTGCTGTTCCACGGCGACCATATTTTCTTCGCTCCGGCCCTGCCGCTGGAAGAAGTGTTTGACCCTACGGGCGCGGGCGACACCTTCGCGGGCGGGTTCATCGGCTACCTCGCCAGCACGGGCGATGTTTCGTTTGCCAACATGAAACGCGGCATTATCTACGGGTCGGCAATGGCCTCCTTCTGCGTCGAGAAATTCGGCTCGGAGCGTCTGCACAACCTGACCACCCAGGAAATCAACCAGCGGGTCGCGCAGTTCGTGCAGCTGTCGGCGTTTGAGATATAA
- the cysS gene encoding cysteine--tRNA ligase → MQQPLKLYNTLSRQKDLFEPLNAPYVGMYVCGPTVYNYVHLGNVRTFLTFDSLFRYLTHIGYKVRYVRNITDVGHLVGDGDDGEDKIGRMAKLERLEPMEIVQRYTNDFRQVMRAFNILPPSIEPTATGHLIEQIEAVRTLLDKGLAYESNGSVYFNISEYNQQGNEYGKLSGRVLDDLLNETRELDGQAEKRSPLDFAIWKRAAPEHIMQWDSPWGKGFPGWHLECTCMSSKYLGRQFDIHGGGMDLKFPHHECEIAQGRGLTGEEPVRYWMHSNMLTVNGQKMSKSLGNSFLPNELFAGSHPLLEQAYSPMTVRFFMLQSQYRSTLDFSNEALKAAQKGYRRLANGLRIIKTLEFADVEGVTTDEKKKADIEKSIQAFYDAMNDDLNTAVAIASLFNLLKYVNMIYMNQLAPAAIGADTFGQLKEKFVAFMEEVLGLTEEPSESDAVLNGMLTLYREYKEEKQYDKVDQIRSYFKTQGLVIKDMKHRIDWAYEE, encoded by the coding sequence ATGCAGCAACCCCTGAAATTATACAATACGCTTTCCCGTCAGAAGGACCTTTTTGAACCCCTGAATGCGCCCTATGTAGGCATGTACGTCTGCGGTCCGACGGTCTACAATTACGTGCACCTCGGCAACGTCCGTACGTTTCTCACCTTCGACAGCCTGTTTCGGTACCTGACCCATATCGGCTATAAGGTTCGGTATGTGCGGAACATCACGGATGTGGGCCATCTGGTCGGCGACGGCGACGACGGTGAGGATAAGATCGGCCGGATGGCCAAGCTCGAACGGCTGGAGCCGATGGAAATCGTCCAGCGATATACCAACGACTTCCGGCAGGTCATGCGGGCGTTCAACATCCTGCCCCCGAGCATCGAACCCACCGCCACGGGCCACCTTATCGAACAGATCGAAGCCGTACGGACCCTGCTCGACAAAGGGCTGGCCTACGAATCGAATGGTTCGGTTTATTTCAACATCAGCGAATACAACCAGCAGGGCAACGAATATGGCAAACTCTCGGGCCGCGTGCTCGACGACCTGCTGAACGAAACCCGGGAACTTGACGGCCAGGCCGAAAAACGCAGTCCGCTCGATTTTGCCATCTGGAAACGGGCCGCTCCCGAGCACATCATGCAGTGGGATTCGCCCTGGGGCAAAGGTTTCCCCGGCTGGCACCTGGAATGTACCTGCATGAGCAGCAAGTACCTCGGTCGGCAGTTCGACATCCACGGCGGCGGGATGGACCTCAAGTTCCCGCATCACGAATGCGAAATCGCCCAGGGCCGGGGCCTGACGGGCGAAGAACCCGTCCGTTACTGGATGCACTCGAACATGCTGACTGTCAACGGGCAGAAAATGTCGAAGTCGCTGGGTAATTCGTTCCTGCCGAATGAGCTTTTTGCCGGGAGTCACCCGCTGCTCGAGCAGGCGTATTCGCCCATGACCGTGCGGTTCTTCATGCTGCAATCGCAGTACCGCAGTACGCTGGACTTCTCGAACGAAGCCCTGAAAGCCGCTCAGAAGGGCTACCGCCGCCTCGCCAACGGCCTGCGGATTATCAAAACCCTGGAGTTTGCCGACGTGGAAGGCGTAACGACGGACGAGAAAAAGAAGGCCGACATCGAGAAATCCATCCAGGCTTTCTATGACGCCATGAACGACGACCTAAACACGGCCGTCGCCATCGCCAGCCTGTTCAATCTGCTCAAGTACGTCAACATGATCTACATGAACCAGCTGGCACCCGCGGCCATCGGGGCGGACACTTTCGGGCAGCTGAAAGAAAAGTTCGTGGCGTTCATGGAAGAGGTGCTGGGTCTGACGGAGGAGCCCAGCGAAAGCGACGCCGTTCTGAACGGCATGCTGACGCTGTACCGCGAATACAAAGAGGAAAAACAATACGACAAAGTCGATCAGATTCGTTCGTACTTCAAGACGCAGGGACTTGTCATCAAAGACATGAAACACCGCATTGACTGGGCTTACGAAGAATAA
- a CDS encoding M28 family peptidase produces the protein MIPKYVSLVLAASLLVASCKSDNKQNQQESAESKSAAELVKTPDFNADSAYAYVDAQVAFGPRVPNTEAHRRAGDYLIAKLKQLGATVTVQEFKATTYDGKTLNSRNIIGSLNPQAAKRILLASHWDSRPFADNDTTAADRKKPVPGANDGASGVGVLLELARSIQQGNIKPTVGIDLIFFDAEDWGNSELAKDEYGGFCLGSRHWAANKHQPNYTAYYGVLLDMVGAQNATFFKEGNSMQYAPSIVNQIWQTASDMGYSQYFVDQLGSAITDDHVPVNTIAKIPMIDIIHTQPGTGAFFPHWHTDTDNMAPIDRATLKAVGQVLLQTLYRENQ, from the coding sequence ATGATCCCGAAATACGTTTCTCTCGTCCTTGCCGCCTCGCTGCTGGTGGCTTCGTGCAAAAGCGACAACAAGCAGAACCAGCAGGAAAGCGCGGAGTCGAAAAGCGCGGCCGAACTGGTGAAAACACCGGATTTCAACGCCGACTCGGCCTATGCCTACGTGGATGCTCAGGTGGCCTTTGGTCCGCGCGTGCCCAATACGGAAGCCCACCGCCGCGCCGGGGATTACCTGATTGCCAAACTGAAGCAGCTCGGCGCGACCGTCACCGTTCAGGAGTTTAAGGCCACGACCTACGACGGCAAGACGCTGAACAGCCGCAACATCATCGGCAGCCTCAACCCGCAGGCGGCCAAGCGCATTCTGCTGGCTTCGCACTGGGACAGCCGCCCGTTTGCCGATAACGACACGACCGCCGCCGACCGCAAAAAGCCGGTTCCCGGTGCCAACGACGGGGCCAGCGGGGTGGGCGTGCTGCTCGAACTCGCCCGCAGCATCCAGCAGGGCAACATCAAGCCGACCGTGGGCATCGACCTTATTTTCTTCGACGCCGAAGACTGGGGCAACAGCGAACTGGCGAAGGACGAATACGGCGGCTTCTGCCTCGGCTCGCGCCACTGGGCGGCCAACAAGCACCAGCCCAATTATACCGCTTATTACGGTGTACTGCTCGACATGGTCGGGGCTCAGAACGCCACATTTTTCAAGGAAGGAAACTCCATGCAGTACGCGCCTTCCATCGTGAATCAGATCTGGCAAACGGCCAGCGATATGGGCTACAGCCAGTACTTTGTCGACCAGTTGGGGTCAGCCATTACCGACGACCACGTGCCGGTCAACACGATTGCCAAAATCCCGATGATCGACATCATCCATACGCAGCCGGGTACGGGCGCTTTCTTCCCGCACTGGCATACGGACACGGACAACATGGCGCCGATCGACCGGGCGACGCTGAAAGCCGTCGGACAGGTGCTGCTGCAGACGCTGTACCGGGAAAATCAGTAG
- the nadD gene encoding nicotinate (nicotinamide) nucleotide adenylyltransferase — MNVGLFFGSFNPIHVGHLIIANTMATATDLEQVWFVVSPQNPFKKNKSLLHEFDRLDMVERAIADNARLKATDIEFSMPRPSYTIDTLTRLSEKFPQHTFRLIIGGDNLAQFPNWKNHEQILEYYGLYVYPRPNSEASPLEQHPNIKFIPAPLLDISATFIRESLKANRSIRYLVPEVVEEMIERKKYYF; from the coding sequence ATGAACGTCGGTCTCTTCTTTGGCTCCTTCAATCCCATTCATGTCGGGCATCTGATCATTGCCAATACGATGGCTACCGCGACGGATCTGGAGCAGGTCTGGTTTGTGGTTTCTCCCCAGAATCCGTTCAAGAAAAACAAAAGCCTGCTGCACGAGTTCGACCGGCTGGATATGGTCGAGCGGGCCATTGCCGACAACGCGAGGCTGAAGGCGACCGATATTGAGTTTTCCATGCCGCGCCCCAGCTACACGATTGATACGCTGACCCGGCTCTCCGAAAAGTTTCCGCAGCATACGTTCAGGCTCATCATCGGCGGCGACAATCTGGCCCAGTTTCCCAACTGGAAGAATCACGAACAGATTCTGGAGTACTACGGTCTGTACGTTTACCCGCGCCCCAACAGCGAAGCAAGTCCGCTGGAACAGCATCCTAATATCAAGTTTATTCCGGCCCCGCTGCTGGATATCTCCGCGACGTTTATCCGCGAGAGTCTGAAAGCCAACCGGTCCATCCGGTACCTGGTGCCGGAAGTCGTAGAGGAGATGATTGAACGGAAGAAATATTACTTCTGA
- the gmk gene encoding guanylate kinase — translation MEGKLIIFSAPSGSGKTTIVRHLLQTNSNLGFSISACTRDRRGRSEQNGKDYYFLSPEEFKERIDNHEFVEWEEVYVGAFYGTLKSEIERVWSTGKHVLFDVDVKGGLKLKEYYGDRALAIFVKVPDEETLKQRLMARGTETEDSLSKRLFKVHFEMSFQDQFDVILVNDNLEEAFTKAQKLVDEFLQEDKIPAQATVI, via the coding sequence TTGGAAGGTAAATTAATCATCTTTTCGGCTCCGTCCGGTTCGGGCAAAACGACCATTGTCCGCCATCTGCTTCAAACCAATTCGAATCTTGGCTTTTCCATCTCCGCCTGCACCCGCGACCGCCGGGGCCGCTCGGAACAGAACGGAAAAGACTATTACTTTCTCAGCCCGGAAGAATTCAAAGAGAGAATCGACAATCACGAGTTTGTCGAGTGGGAAGAGGTATACGTCGGTGCGTTCTACGGCACGCTGAAATCAGAGATCGAACGGGTCTGGAGTACAGGCAAACACGTCCTTTTCGACGTGGATGTGAAAGGCGGCCTCAAGCTCAAGGAATATTACGGCGACCGCGCCCTGGCTATTTTTGTCAAAGTACCAGACGAGGAAACGCTGAAGCAACGCCTGATGGCCCGCGGCACCGAAACGGAGGACAGCCTGTCCAAACGGCTTTTCAAGGTACACTTCGAAATGAGTTTTCAGGACCAGTTCGACGTCATTCTGGTCAACGACAACCTGGAAGAGGCATTTACCAAAGCCCAGAAACTGGTTGACGAATTTTTACAGGAAGATAAAATTCCGGCACAAGCCACGGTAATTTGA
- a CDS encoding sigma-70 family RNA polymerase sigma factor: MSDTQDTQLQGYTDEQKYQVFNKEFMPHIDSMYNFAFRLTMDEDDANDLVQDTYLKAFRFITSFEQGTNAKAWLFRILKNSFINDYRKKSKEPAKVDYQDVETTYNSEDAETEHTVDLRAETVQDLIGDEVATALNSLPVDFRTVIILCDIEGFTYEEMAKILDIPIGTVRSRLHRARNLLKEKLRDYAASMGYSKNDD, translated from the coding sequence ATGTCAGATACGCAGGATACGCAGCTTCAGGGATATACCGATGAGCAGAAGTATCAGGTATTCAACAAGGAATTCATGCCGCATATTGATTCCATGTACAACTTTGCCTTCCGGTTGACCATGGATGAGGACGATGCCAATGACCTTGTTCAGGATACCTATTTAAAAGCTTTTCGCTTCATCACCTCTTTTGAACAGGGAACTAACGCCAAAGCATGGTTGTTCCGGATTCTGAAGAACAGCTTCATCAACGATTATCGGAAAAAGAGTAAAGAACCGGCAAAAGTTGATTATCAGGATGTAGAGACAACCTACAATTCTGAAGATGCTGAGACGGAACATACCGTCGATCTTCGGGCCGAGACCGTGCAGGACCTCATCGGAGACGAAGTGGCCACCGCACTAAATTCCCTGCCCGTCGATTTCCGGACGGTCATTATTCTTTGTGATATCGAAGGATTCACTTATGAAGAAATGGCCAAAATTCTGGATATTCCCATCGGTACAGTACGCTCACGACTGCACCGGGCCCGTAATCTTCTGAAAGAAAAACTTCGTGATTACGCCGCTTCAATGGGATATTCAAAAAATGACGACTAA
- the mreC gene encoding rod shape-determining protein MreC, translating to MFELFQFIARSRNFILFILLEVLSFYFIVNNNNYWSVAFFNTSNQYAAKLLAWSNAARDYARLRQVNADLAEENRRLNTLLTQYQQMRPEVKTNYKTDSVFATRFKFTVARVINNTTSHPNNYITIDKGTEDGIRPGMGVISPTGVVGKVKNCSAHFSVVTSILHSEFMVSSKLIKGGDIGPAKWDGIDPGRMKMLYISRNTKIYKGDSVVTSEHNSVFPPGIPVGRVLGARAAPDQTFHDITLRIATDFSNLSFVYVVENRLQSEQEQLESQTEPDKK from the coding sequence ATGTTCGAGTTGTTTCAATTCATCGCCCGCAGCCGGAATTTCATTCTGTTTATCCTGCTGGAGGTGTTGAGTTTTTATTTTATTGTGAACAACAACAACTACTGGAGCGTCGCGTTTTTCAACACGTCGAACCAGTACGCGGCGAAGCTATTGGCCTGGTCGAACGCCGCCCGCGACTATGCCCGGCTCCGGCAGGTCAACGCCGACCTCGCCGAAGAAAACCGCCGGCTCAATACCCTCCTGACCCAGTACCAGCAGATGCGGCCGGAGGTGAAAACGAATTACAAAACCGATTCGGTTTTTGCGACCCGGTTCAAGTTTACCGTCGCCCGGGTAATCAACAATACCACCTCCCACCCCAACAACTACATCACGATTGACAAAGGCACGGAGGACGGCATCCGTCCGGGCATGGGGGTAATCTCTCCAACGGGCGTGGTGGGCAAGGTCAAGAACTGCTCGGCCCATTTCTCGGTCGTTACGTCCATTCTGCACTCCGAGTTCATGGTTTCCTCCAAGCTCATCAAGGGCGGCGACATCGGACCGGCCAAATGGGACGGCATAGACCCGGGCCGGATGAAAATGCTGTATATCTCCCGGAATACGAAAATTTACAAGGGCGATTCGGTTGTCACGTCCGAACATAACTCGGTTTTTCCGCCGGGTATTCCGGTCGGGCGGGTGCTGGGTGCCCGGGCCGCGCCGGACCAGACGTTCCACGACATTACGCTGCGGATCGCCACCGATTTCAGCAACCTTTCGTTTGTCTACGTGGTGGAAAACCGCCTTCAGTCGGAGCAGGAGCAGCTGGAAAGCCAGACCGAGCCGGATAAAAAGTAA
- a CDS encoding rod shape-determining protein — protein MGLFNFLTSDIAIDLGTANTLIIHKDRIVVDEPSIIAMDKASGKVLAIGHKAMQMHEKTNENIKTIRPLKDGVIADFTAAELMIRGLIKMIDTGNRLFSPSHRMVICIPSGITEVEKRAVKDSAEHAGAKEVYMVHEPIAAAIGIGIDITQPNGTMIVDIGGGTTEIAVIALSGIVCEQSIRIAGDVFTRDIVDYMRREHNLLIGERSAEQIKMEVGSALPELDNPPADYEIRGRDLMTGIPKEIKVTYSEIAYSLDKSISKIEEAVMKALEISPPELSADIYTNGIHLTGGGALLHGLDKRLAAKTKLPIHVADDPLKAVVKGTGEVIKNLDLYKSVLIS, from the coding sequence ATGGGACTCTTCAATTTTTTAACCAGCGATATTGCGATTGACCTGGGAACGGCGAATACGCTGATCATCCACAAGGATCGGATTGTGGTAGACGAGCCTTCAATCATCGCGATGGACAAAGCCAGCGGCAAAGTCCTTGCGATTGGTCACAAGGCGATGCAGATGCACGAAAAGACCAACGAGAACATCAAAACGATTCGTCCGCTGAAGGATGGCGTAATTGCCGACTTTACGGCCGCCGAACTGATGATCCGGGGTCTGATTAAAATGATCGATACGGGCAACCGGCTGTTCTCGCCTTCGCACCGCATGGTTATTTGTATTCCGTCGGGCATTACGGAAGTGGAAAAGCGGGCCGTGAAAGACTCAGCCGAGCACGCCGGAGCGAAAGAAGTATACATGGTGCATGAGCCGATTGCCGCGGCCATTGGAATCGGCATCGACATCACGCAACCCAACGGAACGATGATCGTGGACATCGGCGGCGGTACGACGGAGATTGCCGTCATTGCCCTGTCGGGAATCGTCTGCGAACAGTCCATCCGCATCGCCGGAGACGTATTTACCCGCGACATCGTGGACTACATGCGCCGCGAACATAACCTGCTGATCGGCGAACGTTCGGCCGAACAGATCAAGATGGAAGTCGGCTCGGCTCTGCCGGAGCTCGACAATCCGCCGGCCGACTACGAAATCCGCGGCCGCGACCTGATGACGGGTATCCCGAAGGAAATTAAGGTGACGTACAGCGAAATCGCCTACTCGCTCGACAAATCCATCTCGAAAATCGAAGAGGCCGTCATGAAGGCCCTGGAGATTTCGCCGCCGGAGCTGTCGGCCGATATTTACACCAACGGGATTCACCTGACGGGCGGCGGAGCCCTGCTGCACGGGCTGGACAAACGCCTGGCCGCCAAAACGAAGCTGCCCATTCACGTGGCCGACGACCCGCTGAAAGCCGTCGTCAAAGGAACAGGCGAAGTCATCAAGAATCTGGACCTGTACAAGTCCGTTTTGATTAGTTAA
- a CDS encoding GH3 auxin-responsive promoter family protein, producing the protein MGIRSVLSKPLARLVVQQQREWMFRPGEAQQAWLQKLVGEARHTVFGRDHRFKDIRTHHDFRQAVPIRDYEDLKPYIEQILAGGSDVLWKGKPEYFAKTSGTTSGTKYIPITRDSIPNHINSARNAILNYIHETGNGAFLDKKLIFLSGSPELGEKAGIKTGRLSGIVNHHVPAYLRTNQMPSYQTNTIEDWETKLERIIDETIHQPMSLISGIPPWVQMYFDRIQERTGKRIKDVFPDFSLFIYGGVNFEPYRAKLFESIGKPIHSIETYPASEGFLAYQDTQTEEGLLMLLDSGIFFEFVPAEDYFSKNPRRLTIEQVELNKNYAVIINSNAGLWGYSIGDTVKFVSRNPYRLLVTGRIKHFISAFGEHVIGEEVEKALQYAMDRHPETEVVEFTVAPMVAPAEGLPYHEWLVEFATPPASPEAFAQDIDNRLAELNVYYDDLIRGSILRPLKLTSLPRGAFQRYMKAQGKLGGQNKVPRLANDRTLADGLLETAQTV; encoded by the coding sequence ATGGGAATTCGTTCTGTATTGAGTAAACCGCTGGCCCGGCTGGTCGTTCAGCAGCAGCGGGAGTGGATGTTCCGGCCCGGCGAGGCCCAGCAGGCCTGGCTCCAGAAACTGGTGGGAGAAGCCCGTCATACGGTGTTCGGCCGGGACCACCGGTTCAAGGACATCCGCACGCACCACGACTTCCGGCAGGCGGTTCCCATCCGCGATTACGAAGACCTCAAACCCTACATCGAGCAGATTCTGGCGGGCGGCTCCGACGTCCTCTGGAAAGGCAAACCGGAATATTTTGCCAAAACGTCCGGGACGACTTCCGGCACGAAATACATTCCGATCACCCGGGATTCCATTCCCAATCATATCAATTCGGCCCGGAACGCCATTCTGAACTACATCCACGAGACGGGCAACGGCGCTTTTCTGGATAAAAAACTGATCTTTCTGTCGGGCAGTCCTGAACTGGGCGAAAAGGCGGGCATCAAAACCGGCCGGCTGTCGGGCATCGTGAACCACCACGTTCCGGCTTATCTGCGCACCAACCAGATGCCCTCGTACCAGACGAACACGATTGAGGACTGGGAAACGAAGCTCGAACGGATCATCGACGAGACAATCCATCAGCCGATGTCGCTCATTTCGGGTATTCCGCCCTGGGTGCAGATGTATTTTGACCGGATTCAGGAACGGACGGGCAAGCGGATCAAGGACGTCTTCCCCGACTTTTCGCTCTTCATCTACGGCGGCGTCAATTTTGAACCGTACCGGGCCAAGCTGTTCGAATCCATCGGCAAACCCATCCACAGCATCGAGACCTACCCGGCTTCCGAAGGGTTTCTGGCATACCAGGACACCCAGACCGAGGAGGGCCTGCTGATGCTGCTCGACAGCGGGATTTTCTTTGAATTTGTCCCGGCCGAGGATTATTTCTCCAAAAATCCCCGCCGCCTGACCATCGAACAGGTAGAACTGAATAAAAACTACGCCGTCATCATCAACAGCAACGCCGGGCTGTGGGGCTACTCCATCGGCGATACGGTCAAATTCGTGTCCCGCAATCCATACCGGCTGCTGGTGACGGGGCGCATCAAGCACTTCATTTCGGCTTTCGGCGAACACGTCATCGGCGAAGAAGTGGAAAAAGCGCTGCAATACGCGATGGACCGGCATCCCGAAACCGAGGTCGTGGAGTTTACCGTAGCCCCGATGGTCGCCCCGGCCGAAGGGCTGCCGTACCACGAGTGGCTCGTGGAGTTTGCCACGCCACCCGCCAGTCCGGAGGCGTTTGCGCAGGATATCGATAACCGCCTGGCCGAACTGAACGTTTACTACGACGACCTGATCCGGGGCAGCATCCTCCGGCCCCTGAAGCTGACGAGCCTGCCGCGCGGCGCTTTCCAGCGGTACATGAAAGCCCAGGGCAAGCTCGGCGGACAGAACAAAGTACCCCGCCTGGCGAACGACCGGACGCTGGCGGATGGACTGCTGGAAACGGCGCAAACGGTGTAA